A region of Cucumis melo cultivar AY chromosome 2, USDA_Cmelo_AY_1.0, whole genome shotgun sequence DNA encodes the following proteins:
- the LOC103492046 gene encoding pentatricopeptide repeat-containing protein At5g66520-like — protein sequence MVRCDFLLGSCKSFRQIKQVHAQLITSGLILHPIPTNKLLKQLSSIFAPISYAHMVFDHFPQPDLFLYNTIIKVLAFSTTSSADSFTRFRSLIREERLVPNQYSFAFAFKACGSGVGVLEGEQVRVHALKLGLENNLFVTNALIGMYVNLDFVVDARKVFEWSPYRDMYSWNIMLSGYARLGKMDEARQLFDEMPERDVVSWTTMISGCLQVGHFMEALDIFHNMLAKGMSPNEHTLASALAACANLVALDQGRWMHVYIKKNNIQMNERLLAGLIDMYAKCGELEFASKLFNSNPQLMRKVWPWNAMIGGFAVHGKSKEAIEVFEQMKIEKVSPNKVTFVSLLNACSHGNRVKEGRYYFESMVSHYGVKPVLEHYGCLVDLLGRAGRLKEAEEIISSMHLTPDVAIWGALLSACKIHKDVEMGERIGKIVKELDPNHLGCHVLLANIYSLTGNWNEARTLREKIAVSGKKKTPGCSSIELNGMFHQFLVGDRSHPQTKQLYLFLDEMITKLKIAGYVPESGEVLLDIDDNEDRETALLKHSEKLAIAFGLMNTTPKTPIRIVKNLRVCNDCHLAIKFISKVYDREIIVRDRIRYHHFKDGTCSCNDYW from the exons ATGGTACGATGCGACTTTTTACTGGGTTCATGCAAATCATTTCGCCAAATCAAACAAGTTCATGCCCAATTGATCACCAGCGGCCTTATTCTACACCCAATCCCCACTAATAAACTCCTTAAACAACTTTCCTCAATATTCGCTCCAATTTCTTATGCCCACATGGTGTTCGACCATTTTCCTCAACCAGATCTCTTCCTCTACAACACCATTATCAAGGTCCTTGCATTTTCAACCACTTCTTCTGCTGATTCTTTCACGAGGTTTCGTTCTTTAATCCGCGAAGAAAGGTTAGTGCCCAATCAGTATTCCTTTGCATTTGCCTTCAAGGCTTGTGGCAGTGGTGTTGGGGTTCTGGAAGGGGAGCAAGTTCGTGTTCATGCTCTTAAACTTGGTCTGGAAAACAATCTGTTTGTGACGAATGCGTTGATTGGGATGTATGTGAATTTGGATTTTGTTGTGGATGCTAGAAAGGTGTTTGAATGGAGTCCTTATAGAGATATGTATTCCTGGAATATCATGCTTAGTGGGTATGCGAGATTGGGGAAAATGGATGAAGCTCGGCAgctgtttgatgaaatgcctgAAAGGGATGTTGTGTCGTGGACAACAATGATTTCTGGTTGTCTTCAG GTTGGTCATTTCATGGAAGCTTTGGATATCTTCCACAACATGCTGGCAAAAGGGATGAGCCCAAACGAACACACATTAGCCAGTGCCCTTGCTGCCTGTGCTAATCTTGTGGCATTGGATCAAGGAAGATGGATGCAcgtttatattaaaaaaaacaatattcaGATGAACGAGCGGTTGCTGGCCGGACTGATCGATATGTATGCAAAATGTGGAGAGTTAGAGTTTGCATCAAAGCTTTTCAACAGCAATCCACAGTTGATGCGAAAGGTTTGGCCTTGGAATGCCATGATTGGTGGGTTTGCTGTGCATGGAAAATCTAAGGAAGCAATTGAGGTTTTTGAACAAATGAAGATTGAAAAGGTTTCTCCCAATAAAGTTACATTTGTTTCATTGTTAAATGCTTGTAGTCATGGTAATAGAGTTAAGGAAGGAAGATACTATTTTGAATCAATGGTGAGTCATTACGGAGTCAAACCTGTGTTAGAGCATTACGGCTGTTTGGTCGATCTACTAGGACGTGCCGGGCGCTTGAAGGAAGCTGAAGAGATCATATCAAGTATGCATTTGACACCAGATGTTGCTATATGGGGTGCATTGCTTAGTGCTTGCAAAATCCATAAGGATGTTGAAATGGGAGAGAGAATTGGGAAAATTGTTAAAGAGTTGGATCCTAACCATCTGGGTTGCCATGTTCTATTAGCAAATATATATTCTTTGACCGGGAATTGGAATGAAGCAAGAACCTTAAGGGAGAAAATTGCAGTAAGTGGGAAAAAGAAAACTCCAGGTTGCAGCTCCATCGAGTTGAATGGGATGTTCCATCAATTTCTCGTCGGTGATCGGTCTCATCCTCAAACGAAACAACTCTATTTGTTCTTAGACGAGATGATCACCAAGTTGAAGATTGCTGGTTACGTCCCTGAATCCGGAGAAGTTTTGCTTGACATCGACGACAATGAAGACAGAGAAACAGCTTTGTTAAAGCACAGTGAGAAGTTAGCCATTGCCTTTGGGTTGATGAATACAACACCCAAAACCCCGATTCGTATTGTGAAGAACTTGAGAGTATGTAATGACTGTCATCTAGCGATAAAGTTCATTTCAAAGGTATATGATAGGGAGATTATCGTTAGGGATCGAATTCGATATCACCATTTTAAAGATGGAACTTGTTCGTGTAACGATTATTGGTAA